Part of the Cereibacter sphaeroides 2.4.1 genome, ATCGCGGTTTTCGGCCGGGCGGGGCTGCTGAACCGGGGGCTCGAGGCCGTGGGCCTGCCCGCGCTTTCGATCTACGGGCTCCACGGTGTCGTGCTGGCCCATGTCTTCTTCAACATGCCCTTCGCCGTCCGGCTGATCCTGCAGGGCTGGCTCGCGATCCCGTCCGAGCGTTTCCGGCTGGCGGCCGCGCTCGGCTTCCGGCCGGCCGATGTGGCGCGGCATCTGGAATGGCCGATGCTGCGGGCGGTGGTGCCGGGCGTGGCGCTGGTGGTCTTCGTGATCTGCCTGTCGAGCTTCGCCGTGGCCCTGACGCTGGGCGGCGGCCCGCGGGCCACGACGGTGGAGCTTGCGATCTATCAGGCCCTGCGGTTCGAGTTCGACCTGGGCCGCGCGGCGCTGCTGGCTGCGCTGCAATTCGCACTCTGCGGGGCAGCGGTGCTGGCCACTGGCGCCCTGTCGCTGCCCTCGGCCTTCGGCGCAGGGCTCGACCGCGCGCCTGTGCCCCTCGCGCCGGGGGGCTGGCGGCGCGGGGCGGACGGCTTGGCGCTGGCGCTGGCCGCGGCTTTCCTCCTTCTGCCGCTCGGCATGGTCGCCGCGCGCGGGGCGCCGGGGCTTCTCCATCTGCCGTCCGATGTCTGGGCCGCGGCGGGCCGGTCGCTCGCGGTGGCACTGCCCTCGGCCGCCCTCTCGGTGACCGGCGCGCTGGTGCTGGCGCTGGCGGGCCCCCGCTTCGGGCTGGTGGCGACCCTGCCGCTCGCCGCCTCCTCGCTCGTCCTCGGCACCGGGCTGTTCCTTGCTGTCCATCCCGTCCTCAATCCGACGCTGGTCGCGCTGCCGGTGACGATGCTCGTCAATGCCACGCTCACGCTGCCCTTCGCCTATCGCATCCTCGCACCCGAGGCGCGCGCGCTTGAGGCCGATTACGGCCGGCTCGCCGCGGCTCTGGGCCTTGGCGGCATGGCGCGGCTGCGCTGGCTCACGCTGCCGCGGCTGCGCCGTCCGCTGGGCTTCGCTCTGGGCGTGGCGTCGGCGCTGGCGATGGGGGATCTGGGCGTCATCGCGCTCTTTGCCGCCGAGGGGGGCGCCACGCTGCCGCTTCTCGTCCAGCGGCTGATGGGTGCCTACCGGCTGGAAGAGGCGGCGGGGGCGGCGCTGCTTCTGGTGCTCACGAGCTTCGCCCTCTTCTGGATCTTCGACCGCGGAGGCCGCCATGCTGCATCTTGACCGCCTGCTGATCCGGCAGGGCGATTTCACGCTCCGCGCCGATGCCACGGCCTGCGCGGGCGAGCGGATCGCGGTGATCGGGCCGTCGGGCGGGGGCAAGTCCACGCTCCTCATGGCGATCGCGGGCTTCCTCGCCCCGGCCGAGGGGCGCATCCTCTGGCAGGGCCGGGATCTCGGCCCGCTCGGTCCCGGCGAGCGGCAGGTGAGCCTTCTGTTTCAGGACCAGAATCTCTTCCCGCATCTCACGCTGCGTGAAAATCTGGGGCTCGGGATCTCGCCCGCCCTGCGGCTTGCGGCCGGAGACCGCGCGCGGATCGCCGAGGCGCTGGAGCGTGTGGGTCTTGCGGGTCTCGGGGAGGCGAAGCCGGGGCGGCTCTCGGGAGGGCAGCAGGGGCGGGCGGCGCTCGCCCGGGCGCTCCTGCGGGCGCGGCCGATCCTGCTCCTCGACGAGCCCTTCGCCGCGCTCGGGCCCGCGCTCAAGGCCGAGATGCTGGCGCTCGTCTCCGAGATCGCGGCCGAGACCGGGGCCACGGTGCTGATGGTCACGCACGACCCCGAGGATGCGCGCCGCTTCGCCCACCGCACCATCCTCGTGGCGGACGGTCGGGCCGAGGCGCCGCAGCCGACGGCGGCGCTTTTTGCCGATCCGCCGCCGGCACTCCGCGCCTACCTCGGCCCCTGAACGGAAAAGGCCCCGCCGAAGCGGGGCCTGTCCTCATCGATCCCGGGGATCAGACGTTCGTCTTCTTCTTGCCCTTCACGCCGGCCCAGAGCCGCTTGTTCGTGAGGTAGAGCAGCACCGACAGCACGGTCAGGAACATGACGGCGGTGAAGCCGGCCTGCTTGCGGGCCATCAGCTTCGGTTCGGCCGCCCACATCAGGAAGGCCGAGACGTCTTCTGCCATCGCATGAACGCTGGCGTCGTGGCCGTCGGCATATTCCACCAGATCGTCCATGAGCGGAGGCGGCATGGCGATCCACGAGCCGGCGGTGGTCTTCACGCCGTTCGCGTCCTTGCAGGTGTCGGGGACCGAACCGTTCTGGAAGGCGCGGTTGTAGTAGAAGCCGTCCGGCTCATGGCCTTCGGCGCATTTCGGCGGCTCTTCCGGGAAGCCCGTCAGCACCGAGTAGATGTATTCCGGCCCGCCGATGCCGTTGAAGAGCTGGCTGATGCCGGTGCCCATCGGGCCGTGGAAGCCCGCCCGCGCCTTCGCCATGAGCGAGAGGTCGGGCGCGTTCTCCAGCGCCGAATGGGGGAAGTGGTCGGTGGGCTTGCCCTCGCGGTCCTCACCCGTTTCCTCGTCGGTCACGGTGAACTGCGTGGCATAGGCCCGGACCTGATCCTCGGGCAGCTCGGGGCCGCCCGGTTCCGACAGGCTGCGGATCGGGACGAACTTCATCCCGTGGCAGGCTGCGCAGACCTCGGTATAGACCTGCAGGCCCCGCTGGAGCTGGTGCTGGTCGAAGGTTCCGAACGGGCCCTCGAACGAGAAGGGCACGTCCTCGACATGGCCGCCGCCGGCCGCCATCGCCGCGCCGCCCGAGAGGGCGAGCGCCGTGGCGGCTGTGAGAGTGAGTTTGCGGATCATCGTCACTGTCCTTTCCCTTACTCTGCCACGACCGTTTTCGTGCCGCCGGTCGCCGGCGAGTAGTGGGCGTTGAAGTCTTCTTCGATGGTCGCGGGCGGAGCCACCGGCTTCTCGATCGCGCCGAGGATCGGCAGGATCACCAGGAAGTAGGCGAACCAGTAGGCCGATGCGATGAGCGAGATCCAGTCGTAGGGGAAGGTGGTCTGCTGGGCGCCGACCCAGGTCAGGATCACGAAGTCCGCCGCGAGCAGCCAGAAGTAGATCTTGAACATCGGGCGGTAGCGCCCCGACCGCACCGGCGAGGTGTCGAGCCACGGCACCAGCGCCATCACGAGGATCGCGCCGAACATCGCGAGCACGCCGAAGAACTTGGCGTCGATGATGCCGAAGCTGATGAAGTTGGCGATCTGCACCACCCAGACGTCGGCGGTGAAGGCGCGCAGGATCGCGTAGAAGGGCAGGAAGTACCATTCCGGCACGATGTGCGCGGGCGTCGAGAGCGGGTTCGCCTCGATGTAGTTGTCGGGGTGGCCGAGGTAGTTCGGCATGAAGCCCACGATGGCGAAGAACACCAGCAGGACGACGGCCAGGGCGAAGACGTCCTTGATGATGAAGTAGGGCCAGAACGGAACCGTGTCCTTCTGGGCTTCCGCCTTCGAGGTGCGGCGCACTTCGACGCCGGTCGGGTTGTTGTTGCCCGTCGAGTGGAAGGCCCAGATGTGGATGGCCACGAGGGCCGCGATCACGAAGGGCAGCAGGTAGTGCAGCGAGAAGAAGCGGTTGAGCGTGGCATTGTCCACCGCCGGGCCGCCGAGCAGCCAGGTCTGGATCGAATGGCCGATGCCCGGGATCGCGCCGAAGAGGCCGGTGATCACGGTGGCGCCCCAGAAGGACATCTGGCCCCACGGCAGCACGTAGCCCATGAAGGCGGTCGCCATCATCGCGAGATAGATGAGCATCCCCACGATCCAGGTGACCTCGCGCGGCGCCTTGTAGCTGCCGTAGTAGAGGCCGCGGAAGATGTGCAGATAGACCGCGATGAAGAACAGCGAGGCGCCGTTCGCATGCAGGTAGCGCAGCATGAAGCCGCCGTTCACGTTGCGCATGATGTGCTCGACCGAGGCGAAGGCCAGGTCGACATGCGGCGTGTAATGCATCGCAAGCACGATGCCGGTGACGATCTGCAGCACGAGACAGAAGGCGAGGACGACGCCCCAGATCCACATCCAGTTCAGGTTTCTGGGGGTGGGGATCATGATGGTGTCATAAGCCAGCGCGACAATCGGCAGCCGGCTGTGCAGCCACTTCTCGATGCCCGTCCGCGGCTCGTAATGGTCGTGAGGGATTCCGGACATGGCGTGTTCCTTACCCGAGCTGGATGGTGGTTTCGTCGATGAACTTGGCGAGCGGAATCGGCAGGTTCTCGGGCGCGGGGCCCTTCCGGATACGGCCGGCACTGTCGTAGTGCGATCCGTGGCAGGGGCAGAACCAGCCCCCGAAGTCACCCGACACGCCGCCGATCGGCACGCAGCCGAGGTGGGTGCAGACGCCCCACATCACCAGCCACTCTCCGGCCTCGTCCAGCGTGCGGTTCTGGTCCGTCGCCTCGGCGCCGGCGTCGATGTTCGCGTTGCGGGCATTGGTGTCGACCAGCTGGCCGAGCTGGACGGAGCGGCCGAGCTCGATGTCGGCCTCGGTGCGGCGGCGGATGAAGATCGGTTTGCCGAGGAACTTGACGGTCAGCTGGACACCCGGCTCGACCGAGCTCACATCGACGAAGATGGAGGCGAGGGCCTGCACGTCGGCCGACGGATTCATTTGGTTGATCAGCGGCCAGACGGCGGCCCCGGTGGCCACCGCCCCGGCTCCGGCCGTGGCGTAATACAGGAAATCCCTGCGAGTGCCTGCGTGATCTTCTGCGTTGGACACGAGAACTTCTCCCTTCCTCGGGCCGCTGCAGGCCCACAAGATGACCGGGCCGCGGTCAAACGCAGCCTTGCCTGTCGCCTTCTAATTGCCATGCGGCGTTGCGTCCAGCGGACAAACAGGCGCAGCAGGCAATTGGCACAGGCTCTTGCTGCCCTTTTGCCACCCTTTCGGCCGCCTCCGGTGCCGCGGGAATCGGCAGCTCCGGCGCGGGAGCGGGACCGGAGGTGCGCGGCGTCTCCCGGAGCGGTGCGGCCCGTCGGGGCGCAGGCAGGGGAGGGGTTCGAGACGGCGGCAGGCGCGGGGGCCGGTGACCCTCGTGAAGGACGCGCCCGCCCGCGCTTCCGGAGGGGCTCGGTTCCGGCAGGCTTCGCGAGGGCGCGGCAGAGCCTCGCCCGCCCCGGTCACGATTGCGTGTTCCGGTCTTCCGAAAGCGGCCGATCCACCCCCGCGGGGAAACGGCCTGTCATTCGCGCTTCGTGAATGACAGGCCCCGGGACGGTGGCGGTCAGGCGACGGGAACGGTCGCTAGCATCGAGGAGCGCTGGCTGAAACTCCCGGCCCACTCGGCGAGGAGCGGGCGCGCGGCGCGCCAGTCGCGCGGGCCATGGCGGAAGTCGAGATAGTCGAGCGCGCAGCCCATGGCGATCTGGCCGATGTCGAGCGGCCCCTGCAGCTGGCTCATCCAGCGGGCCTCGACCGCCTCGAGCGCGCGGGCGATCTTGCTCCACTGGCCCTCGACCCAGGGCTCGTGCCGCTTCTCTTCGGGGCGGATGCGGGATTCGTAGACCATCAGCACGGCCGCCTCGAGGATGCCGTCCGCCGTCGCTTCCAGCGTCAGCGCATCCCAGAGCCGGGGCGCCGCCGGATAGAGGCCGGCGTTGGCCACGCTGTCGAGATAGCGGCAGATCACCCGGCTGTCGTAGAGCGCGGGCCCGTCGTCCCGCGCGAGCACCGGGATCTTGCCCAGCGGATTGAGCGCGAGCGGCAGGTTGCCCGGATCGACGGGCGTGCCGCCCGAGAGGATCCGCTCGACCTTTCCGAACAGGCCGGTCTCGTGCAGCACGACATCGACCTTGCGCACGAAGGGCGAGGTCGCGGAAGCGTAAAGGCGCATGGGCTCAGGTTCTCCGGATGCGAAGCCGGGCCAGCCAGGCCGCATCGATCTCGACGCCCCCGCCCGCCCAGGTCAGGGTGCGCCGGAAGCGGCCGGCGGCGTTGGTCTGCCGTGCGCCCTCGAGGGCGCGGTCGGCCGGGCGGTGCAGCGACAGGCCCTCGCCCAGATCGTCGAGCGCATCCTCGGCGCGCTGATCGGTGCGGCCGGGCACGAGCGCGCGCCGGACGAGCCAGACCGCGCCGGCAACGGCGCCGGTGCGCAGGGCGAAGGCCGCGAGCGGAACGAGGGGAAGGGGCATCGGGACCTCCTCTGTCGGTCCCGGAATGGTAGGGCGGTCCGGCGCCGCTGGCAACTCCGGCCCGCCTGACAGGAAAAGGCCGCCACGGGAGGTCCCGGGCGGCCTTTCTGTCCCTCGAAGTCCGAAGCGATCAGCCCTGGCGGGCCTTGTAACGCTTCTGCGTCTTGTTGATCACATAGACGCGGCCCTTGCGGCGCACGACCTGGCAGTCGCGGTGGCGCAGCTTGAGCGAGCGGAGCGAGTTCGCAACCTTCATCTCTCTTCTCCCTTTCGCGGCGCGCGTGCGCCTTGAAAAAACGATGCCCCCGAACCGGGGGCGGTGAAATGGTGGGCGGTACTGGGATCGAACCAGTGGCCACTACGATGTCAACGTAGTGCTCTACCGCTGAGCTAACCGCCCACTCTGACATGCGCGCCACACCTGTTCCGCGCGAGGCGGTCGACCGGGCGGCGCCCCGTCGGTGGGCTGCTCTATAAATAGAGTCGGCGGGGTGTTCAAGGGGTTTTGGAGAGCTAGAAAATGAAGCACTATCGGGCGGTGAAGGAAGCCAGATGACGCCGGAAGCCTATTCGCTGATCCGCCCGGAGCGGCGCGACACCTCCGTGATCTTTTCCTCGCCGCACAGCGGGCGGGATTATCCGGCTTCGTTGGTGGGGCGCACGATTCTCGACGAACGGATGCTGCGCTCATCGGAAGATGCGTTCGTGGACGAGCTCTTCTCCTGCGCGCCGCGGCTGGGGGCCCCGCTGCTGATGGCCCGGGTGCCGCGCGCCTATGTCGACATGAACCGCTCGGCCGACGAGATGGATCCGGCGCTGATCGAGGGCATCTCGCGGGCGCCGCACAATCCGCGCGTCAGCTCGGGGCTCGGGGTGATTCCCCGCGTGGTGGCGAACGGGCGGCCGATCTACCGGGGCAAGATGCCGCTGGCCGAGGCCGAAGCGCGGATCGCCCGCTACTGGACCCCCTATCATCAGGCGCTGCGGACGCTGATCGACGAGAGCCAGGCGCTCTTCGACGAGGCGGTGCTGGTCGATTGCCATTCCATGCCGCATGAGGCCATCGAAACCCACGCCCGCCCCGGCCAGCCCACGCCCGAGGTTGTGCTCGGCGACCGGTTCGGCGCGGCCGCCTCGCGCACCGTGGTCGACCGGATCGAGGCGGCCTTCGTCTCGGCGGGTCTCCGGGTCGTGCGCAACGCGCCCTTCGCAGGCGCCTATATCGCGCAGGCCTACGGGCGCCCCTCGCGCAATCAGCATGTGGTGCAGGTCGAGGTGGACCGCTCCCTCTACATGGACGAGGCGCGGATCGAGCGCAGCGCGCGGTTCCCGGCCTTCGCAACACTCATGACCTCGGTCGTGGCCGAGATCACCGGCATCGGCCGCCCGGCCCTGCCGCTCGCGGCAGAGTGAGCCTCAGCGCAGGGACCGGCCCTTGATGATCGCGTCGTGGCCGAAGCGGGCGCGGATCGCGTCGGTCGCGCGCTCGGCGGCGATGCGCCGCCCGGCATTCGGGTCGAGGAGGTCGCCCGTCAGGTCCGCCTCGGCCGCCCCGGCCAGATCCGAGATGCCGACGCCGATCAGCCGGAACGGCCCGGCGGTGCGCGCGCCGTCGAACAGGGCGCGCGCCTCGCGGTAGATCCGGTCCGCCGATTGCGTGGGCCCGGCGAGCGCATGCCGGCGGGTGACGAGGGCGAAGTCCGTCCGCTTCAGCTTCAGCGTCACGGTGCGCCCGGAGAGCCCGCGCGCCTTGGCCCTGTCCGAGACCTGCTCGGCCAGCCGCCAGAGATGGCCGTCGAGGATCTCGGGATCGGCGGTGTCCTCGTGGAAGGTCGTCTCCTTCGACACCGATTTCAGCGCATGGTCGGCCGAGACGCGGCGGCGGTCCTCACCCCGCGCCAGATGCCACAGCCGCTCGCCCGTCTGGCCGAAGCGGGCCACGAGATCGGCCTTCTCCCAGCGCAGCAGATCCTCGATCGTGCGGATGCCCGCGCGCTCCAGCGCGCTCTGGGTGGCGGTGCCCACGCCCCAGATGATGCGGACGGGCTTCTTGCGCAGGAAAGCATCCGTCTCGGCGCGGCCGATCACCGAGAAGCCGCGCGGCTTGTCGAGGTCGGACGCGATCTTGGCCAGGAACTTGTTGTGCGAGAGCCCGACCGAGCCGGTGATGCCGAGCTCCTCCTCCATCCGCCGCAAAAGCCGCGCGAGGAGCACCGCTGGCGGCGCGCCATGCAGCCGCTCGGTGCCCGAGAGATCGAGGAAGGCCTCGTCGAGCGACAGGGGCTCGATGGCCGGGGTGAGATCCTCCATCATCGCACGGATCTGGCGCGAGACCCCGGCATAGACGTCGATCCGCGGCTTCACCACGGTGGCTTCGGGGCAGAGCTTCAGCGCCTGAAACATCGGCATGGCCGAGCGCACGCCCGAGATCCGGGCGATGTAGCAGCAGGTCGAGACGACGCCGCGGCTGCCGCCCCCAACGATCAGCGGCTTGTCCCGGAGCGAGGGATCGTCGCGCTTCTCGACGCTGGCATAGAAGGCGTCGCAGTCCATGTGCGCGATGGAGAGCGAGAACAGCTCGGGATGGGCCGTCACGCGGGGCGAGCGGCAGGCGGGGCAGCGGGTGCCGCCGTCGAAGGGCGTGAGGCAGTCGCGGCAGAGGGCGGGCATGGGGGGATCATACAGCGGGACCGACGGCTGCGGTAGATCGACCGTCGCCCCTCGCGCAGGTGCGCCCTCCTTGCGCTGCGGTGTCCTTCGCGGCATCAAGGGCCGGAAGAGCAGTCAGGAGGCAGCATGGACCCGGCGGATTTCATCGGCGGCAATGCCGTCCTACTGGCGCTCGCCGCCTTCCTCATCCTCTGCGTCTTCCTCGGCGTGCGAATCGTGCCGCAGTCGCAGAAACATGTGGTCGAGCGGTTCGGCCGGCTGCGGGCGGTGCTGGGGCCGGGGATCAACTTCGTGGTGCCCTTCCTCGACGTGGTCGCCCACAAGATCTCGGTGCTCGAGCGGCAGCTGCCCAATGCGATGCAGGATGCGATCACCGCCGACAACGTGCTGGTGAAGGTCGAGACCTCGGTCTTCTATCGCATCACCGAGCCCGAGAAGACCGTTTACCGGATCCGCGACGTCGACGCCGCCATCGCCACCACGGTGGCCGGGATCGTGCGCAGCGAGATCGGCAAGCTCGAGCTCGATCAGGTGCAGTCGAATCGCGCCGACCTGATCCAGAAGGTGCGCGAGCAGGTCGCGGCCATGGTGGATGACTGGGGCATCGAGGTGACGCGCGCCGAGGTGCTCGACGTCAATCTCGACGATGCGACCCGTGCGGCCATGCTTCAGCAGCTGAATGCCGAGCGGGCGCGGCGGGCGCTGGTGACCGAGGCCGAGGGCCGCAAGCGCGCGGTCGAGCTGAATGCCGATGCCGAGCTCTATGCCGCCGAGCAGGAGGCCAAGGCGCGCCGTGTGCTGGCCGATGCCGAGGCCTATGCCACCGGCGTGATCGCCGAGGCGATCCGCGAGAACGGGATCGAGGCCGCGCAATATCAGGTGGCGCTGAAGCAGGTCGAGGCGCTGACCGCCGTCGGGCAGGGCGAGGCCAAGCAGCTCATCGTGGTGCCCGCCTCGGCGATGGATGCCTTTGCCGATGCCTTCCGGATGCTGAAGGGGCGGGCATGATCTGGTCGGTCTGGTGGATCTGGGTGGTGGCGGGGCTTCTGCTCGGGATCGTCGAGATCCTCGTGCCGGGCTTCGTCTTCCTGGGCTTCGCCGTGGGCGCGGTGGCCATCGGACTTCTGATCTGGATCGGGCTCGAGGCCGGGCTGCCGCTGCTGCTCGTGCTGTTCGCTCTCATGTCGCTCGCGGTCTGGCTCGCGCTGCGCCGGATGTTCGGCCTGCCCTCGGGCTCGGTGAAGATCTGGGACCGCGACATCAACGATAACTGATCCGCGCAAGACGGGGCCGGCCCCCGCATGTCGGACTGTGGCCGGATGCCCGTCTGAAAGCCCGCACCGTGGCGGGATTGCGCAGCCTTGCCAATACCTCCGGGAGGGACATGAGTGCCGCCCGCGCCGTCATTCGGGCAGTCCTGCCAGAGCAACGCCGCGGCCTTCCACACGACAGCTTCCCGGCCGGTTGGCGGGCTTCCGCTCTCCCGCCGCGCGTCCTCCCGCTGCGATGGAACCGTGGGGGGCGAGTCCTGTTTTGATCCCAAGGAAATGTCTGTTTTACGAAAACAGGAAGGAGGATCTGATGTCTGACTACCGTCGCGACCCGACCCCGAACAACCGCACCACGGCCGAACGGCCGGTCGAAGGCTCGGCTTCGCGCACCATGTGGTATGTCGTGGGTGCGGTCATCGTGCTGCTTCTGGTGCTGTGGTTCCTCTTCGGCGGCATGAGTGCCACGAATGACGCGACCATGACCACGCCGCCTGCCGCGACGACCACGACCGAGCCCGCCGCTCCGCCGCCGGCCACCGCGCCTGCGCCCGAGGCCACCACGCCTGCGCCGGCCGAGCCCGCGCCCGCTCCCGAGGCGGCTCCGGCGACGCCCGCGCCCGACGCGACCGCTCCGGCCGCGCCCGCGCAGTAACGGCTCAGCCGCGGGTCGGAAGCTCTGCCTGAACGGCGAGAGCCGCGGCCCGCGGATCCCCGGCCTGCCAGATCGGCCGGCCGACGACGATATGGTCCGCCCCGTCCGCGATCGCGCGGGCGGGGGTCGCCACCCGCTTCTGATCTCCGAGCGCGGCGCCCGTGGGCCGCACGCCCGGCGTCACGATCAGCCGCCCCGCCGCCTGCGGCAGGGCCCGGATCGCCGCCGCCTCCTGCGGGCTCGCGATCACCCCATGCGCGCCCGCATCCAGCGCCCGTGCCGCCCGCTCGAGCGTGATCTCGGCCAGATCGCCCGCCCGGATCATGTTCGCATCGAGATCCGCCCGGTCGAGCGAGGTCAGCACCGTCACCGCGAGGATGCGCAGCCCGCTGCCCGAGGCGCCCTGCACCGCGGCCCGCACCACCTGCGGATCGCCATGGACCGTCAGGAAATCGAGATCGTAGCTCGCGAAGCCCCGCACGGCGGCCTCGACGGTCGCGCCGATGTCGAAGAGCTTCATGTCGAGGAAGATGCGCTTGCCCCGTTCCTGCTTCAGCTCGTTGGCCAGCGCGAGGCCGCCGCCGGTCAGCATGCCCAAGCCGATCTTGTAGAACGAGACCGCATCGCCGAGCCGCTCCGCGAGATCCAGCCCCTGCACGACGTTCGGCACATCGAGTGCCACGATCAGACGGTCGTCGGCCATGGGAAGCTCCTTGCTGCTGAGGTCGGGCGGGTGATGGGACGAGGGCTGCTGCGTGTCAAGCCGGGCCATTCCGTCGGGCCGCGGCGGCTGCTATCGGTGGCCCATGCTCATCGCCTTCGACATCGGCGGATCCCGCATCCGCGCCGCCCGCGCCTTCGCCCCCGACGACCTGGAGCCTCTGGGCGAGCGGCCGATGCCTCTGAGCTTTCCGGGCTTCGTCGCGGCTCTGCGCGACCTCATGCCGGAGGAGGCCACGTCGCTCGCCATCGCCATCGCGGGCGTGGTCGATCCCGACACGGGCCGCATCACCGCGGCCAATTTGCCGGCTGTCAACCGCCGGGCGCTGGCCGCCGATCTCGGCGCGGCCCTCGGCCGGCCGGTCTGGATCGGCAACGATGCCGACTGCTTCGTGCTGACGGAGGCGCTGCTGGGCGTGGGGCGCGGTCACCGCAGCGTGTTCGGCATCATCCTCGGCAGCGGCGTGGGCGGAGGGATCGTGCTGGACGGGCGGCTCCTGACCGGGGCGGGCGGGATCGCGGGCGAATGGGGGCATGCGCCGGTGCTCGACCAGCGCCCGCTCGGACGGGATCTGCCTCATCTGCCCTGCGGCTGCGGCCAGAGCGGCTGCGTCGACACCTACGGCAGCGCGCGGGGGATCGAGCGGCTGCATCTCGCCCTATGTGGGCAAAGGCTCGACAGCCGCGAGATCCTGGCGGCCTGGCGGGCAGGGGAGATGGCTGCGGCCGAGACGGTGGAGGTCTGGCTCGAGCTGGTGGCGGGGCCGCTTGCGATGCTGGTCAATGTCATCGGCCCGTCGGTGGTCCCCGTGGGCGGGGGCCTTTCGAACGACGGCGACCTCGTGGCGGCGCTGGATCGCGCCGTCCGTCACCGGCTTCTGCGGCCCGCGTCCGAGACGCTGCTGCGGCCGGCCTTCCATCCCGAGCCCGGGCTGGTCGGGGCCGCGCTGGCGGGGCTTCAGGCCTTGGGCTGAGCCCCGCCCTCCGTCAGGCGGCGCGGTCGACCTGCGGCTCGTAGCGCGCGAGGAACAGGGTCTTCGCGCTGTCGATCAGCCGTTCGCGCAGGGGGGCGCCGCCGCGGGCGGGCTCGGTGGTGAAGATCCGGCGGACGTAGGGCACCGGGCGCGCGCTGTCCTTGACCAGCAGCGCGACGGTGGCCTCGACCTGACCGAAATCGCGCGCGTAATGGGCGCGCTCGATGGTGGCAGAGAGGATACGCATCGGAACACTCCTCGCTTGACCGGAAGGCGCCGGTCGGGATCAGGATGAACCGGCCTTGCCCCTTGCGGACCATGACCGCATGTCGCGGCCTTTTTCCGGGTCGGGGCAGCCGGTCGGGCTTGTGGATAAATCCATTTGGGCCTTGTCCGGTTCCACTGCACGACTTGCGCAAACACGGCTGCTTGATCGGATCGTGATCCTTGAATTCAAGCGGATCCGCGACCACCTGAGCATCAAGACCCGGGATGGACCGTGCCGACAGTCGGGCGGTGTCGCCGGGGGCTTAACGAGAGGAGTGACCGATGAACCTCGAGAAGTTCACGGAGCGGTCGCGCGGGTTCCTTCAGGCCGCGCAGACGATCGCGATGCGGGAAAGCCACCAGCGGCTGGCGTCCGAACATCTGCTGAAGGCCCTGATGGACGACGATCAGGGGCTGGCCTCGAACCTGATCCGCCGATCGGGCGGCGAGCCTGCGCGCGTGGCCGAGACGG contains:
- a CDS encoding SPFH domain-containing protein; amino-acid sequence: MDPADFIGGNAVLLALAAFLILCVFLGVRIVPQSQKHVVERFGRLRAVLGPGINFVVPFLDVVAHKISVLERQLPNAMQDAITADNVLVKVETSVFYRITEPEKTVYRIRDVDAAIATTVAGIVRSEIGKLELDQVQSNRADLIQKVREQVAAMVDDWGIEVTRAEVLDVNLDDATRAAMLQQLNAERARRALVTEAEGRKRAVELNADAELYAAEQEAKARRVLADAEAYATGVIAEAIRENGIEAAQYQVALKQVEALTAVGQGEAKQLIVVPASAMDAFADAFRMLKGRA
- a CDS encoding NfeD family protein, whose amino-acid sequence is MIWSVWWIWVVAGLLLGIVEILVPGFVFLGFAVGAVAIGLLIWIGLEAGLPLLLVLFALMSLAVWLALRRMFGLPSGSVKIWDRDINDN
- the pyrF gene encoding orotidine-5'-phosphate decarboxylase; this encodes MADDRLIVALDVPNVVQGLDLAERLGDAVSFYKIGLGMLTGGGLALANELKQERGKRIFLDMKLFDIGATVEAAVRGFASYDLDFLTVHGDPQVVRAAVQGASGSGLRILAVTVLTSLDRADLDANMIRAGDLAEITLERAARALDAGAHGVIASPQEAAAIRALPQAAGRLIVTPGVRPTGAALGDQKRVATPARAIADGADHIVVGRPIWQAGDPRAAALAVQAELPTRG
- a CDS encoding DNA polymerase IV, which encodes MPALCRDCLTPFDGGTRCPACRSPRVTAHPELFSLSIAHMDCDAFYASVEKRDDPSLRDKPLIVGGGSRGVVSTCCYIARISGVRSAMPMFQALKLCPEATVVKPRIDVYAGVSRQIRAMMEDLTPAIEPLSLDEAFLDLSGTERLHGAPPAVLLARLLRRMEEELGITGSVGLSHNKFLAKIASDLDKPRGFSVIGRAETDAFLRKKPVRIIWGVGTATQSALERAGIRTIEDLLRWEKADLVARFGQTGERLWHLARGEDRRRVSADHALKSVSKETTFHEDTADPEILDGHLWRLAEQVSDRAKARGLSGRTVTLKLKRTDFALVTRRHALAGPTQSADRIYREARALFDGARTAGPFRLIGVGISDLAGAAEADLTGDLLDPNAGRRIAAERATDAIRARFGHDAIIKGRSLR
- a CDS encoding ROK family protein — protein: MLIAFDIGGSRIRAARAFAPDDLEPLGERPMPLSFPGFVAALRDLMPEEATSLAIAIAGVVDPDTGRITAANLPAVNRRALAADLGAALGRPVWIGNDADCFVLTEALLGVGRGHRSVFGIILGSGVGGGIVLDGRLLTGAGGIAGEWGHAPVLDQRPLGRDLPHLPCGCGQSGCVDTYGSARGIERLHLALCGQRLDSREILAAWRAGEMAAAETVEVWLELVAGPLAMLVNVIGPSVVPVGGGLSNDGDLVAALDRAVRHRLLRPASETLLRPAFHPEPGLVGAALAGLQALG